A window of the Miscanthus floridulus cultivar M001 chromosome 14, ASM1932011v1, whole genome shotgun sequence genome harbors these coding sequences:
- the LOC136504354 gene encoding uncharacterized protein isoform X2 encodes MLTCLARDEKKSLLPATNASAASAPPLLPAAARVRVSGNGEQASKSGGGRPGRGVDKQSMGSPERWGRRPPDRAAEPRAPPRRAGSALLGWMDALRPVAGLLACSSSSPSAPRKISPFEKPSAMVKKVRAELQLEGQGTTVLTPAGMSSRTWTRFLLLGEFSGRRIINLLIWFRSWQGTSQKSKCISPPNIVIIRPRSFRINGLARSVVRRGPWLRGQHGAVQQEECSPLVVQLEPARGAGAWDDVRAVASPSFPGARGRKKLFTSLLLDYGSR; translated from the exons ATGCTAACCTGCCTGGCCAGAGACGAGAAGAAGTCCTTGCTGCCGGCCACGAACGCTTCAGCGGCATCCGCTCCTCCGCTGCTGCCGGCggcagctagggttagggtttcgggcaATGGGGAGCAGGCCTCCAAATCCGGCGGCGGCAGGCCCGGTCGCGGCGTGGACAAACAATCCATGGGCAGCCCCGAGCGCTGGGGCCGTCGGCCGCCAGACCGGGCAGCAGAGCCGCGGGCGCCGCCGCGTCGTGCGGGCTCAGCGTTGCTGGGCTGGATGGATGCACTTCGGCCAGTAGCAGGCTTGCTTGCctgctcttcctcctctccgtccGCCCCTAGAAAAATCTCACCATTCGAGAAGCCCAGTGCCATGGTCAAGAAGGTCCGTGCGGAGTTGCAGCTCGAGGGACAGGGCACCACGGTCCTGACACCGGCAG GGATGAGCTCAAGAACCTGGACTCGGTTCCTCCTGCTCGGCGAGTTCTCAG GAAGGAGGATCATAAACTTGTTGATTTGGTTTCGTAGTTGGCAAGGAACGAGTCAAAAAAGCAAATGTATATCCCCTCCTAATATAGTCATTATCAGGCCCCGTTCCTTCAG AATCAATGGATTAGCTCGCTCGGTCGTTCGGCGCGGTCCTTGGCTCAGAGGCCAGCACGGGGCAGTCCAACAAGAGGAGTGCAGTCCCCTGGTGGTCCAGCTTGAGCCAGCGAGAGGAGCGGGTGCGTGGGACGATGTGCGTGCGGTTGCCTCGCCCTCCTTTCCTGGCGCGAGAGGAAGAAAAAAATTATTCACTTCATTGTTATTAGATTACGGTAGTCGATAA
- the LOC136504354 gene encoding uncharacterized protein isoform X6: MLTCLARDEKKSLLPATNASAASAPPLLPAAARVRVSGNGEQASKSGGGRPGRGVDKQSMGSPERWGRRPPDRAAEPRAPPRRAGSALLGWMDALRPVAGLLACSSSSPSAPRKISPFEKPSAMVKKVRAELQLEGQGTTVLTPAGMSSRTWTRFLLLGEFSGRRIINLLIWFRSWQGTSQKSK; encoded by the exons ATGCTAACCTGCCTGGCCAGAGACGAGAAGAAGTCCTTGCTGCCGGCCACGAACGCTTCAGCGGCATCCGCTCCTCCGCTGCTGCCGGCggcagctagggttagggtttcgggcaATGGGGAGCAGGCCTCCAAATCCGGCGGCGGCAGGCCCGGTCGCGGCGTGGACAAACAATCCATGGGCAGCCCCGAGCGCTGGGGCCGTCGGCCGCCAGACCGGGCAGCAGAGCCGCGGGCGCCGCCGCGTCGTGCGGGCTCAGCGTTGCTGGGCTGGATGGATGCACTTCGGCCAGTAGCAGGCTTGCTTGCctgctcttcctcctctccgtccGCCCCTAGAAAAATCTCACCATTCGAGAAGCCCAGTGCCATGGTCAAGAAGGTCCGTGCGGAGTTGCAGCTCGAGGGACAGGGCACCACGGTCCTGACACCGGCAG GGATGAGCTCAAGAACCTGGACTCGGTTCCTCCTGCTCGGCGAGTTCTCAG GAAGGAGGATCATAAACTTGTTGATTTGGTTTCGTAGTTGGCAAGGAACGAGTCAAAAAAGCAAAT AA
- the LOC136504354 gene encoding uncharacterized protein isoform X1: protein MLTCLARDEKKSLLPATNASAASAPPLLPAAARVRVSGNGEQASKSGGGRPGRGVDKQSMGSPERWGRRPPDRAAEPRAPPRRAGSALLGWMDALRPVAGLLACSSSSPSAPRKISPFEKPSAMVKKVRAELQLEGQGTTVLTPAGMSSRTWTRFLLLGEFSGRRIINLLIWFRSWQGTSQKSKCISPPNIVIIRPRSFRQGLQYFVDYELRINGLARSVVRRGPWLRGQHGAVQQEECSPLVVQLEPARGAGAWDDVRAVASPSFPGARGRKKLFTSLLLDYGSR, encoded by the exons ATGCTAACCTGCCTGGCCAGAGACGAGAAGAAGTCCTTGCTGCCGGCCACGAACGCTTCAGCGGCATCCGCTCCTCCGCTGCTGCCGGCggcagctagggttagggtttcgggcaATGGGGAGCAGGCCTCCAAATCCGGCGGCGGCAGGCCCGGTCGCGGCGTGGACAAACAATCCATGGGCAGCCCCGAGCGCTGGGGCCGTCGGCCGCCAGACCGGGCAGCAGAGCCGCGGGCGCCGCCGCGTCGTGCGGGCTCAGCGTTGCTGGGCTGGATGGATGCACTTCGGCCAGTAGCAGGCTTGCTTGCctgctcttcctcctctccgtccGCCCCTAGAAAAATCTCACCATTCGAGAAGCCCAGTGCCATGGTCAAGAAGGTCCGTGCGGAGTTGCAGCTCGAGGGACAGGGCACCACGGTCCTGACACCGGCAG GGATGAGCTCAAGAACCTGGACTCGGTTCCTCCTGCTCGGCGAGTTCTCAG GAAGGAGGATCATAAACTTGTTGATTTGGTTTCGTAGTTGGCAAGGAACGAGTCAAAAAAGCAAATGTATATCCCCTCCTAATATAGTCATTATCAGGCCCCGTTCCTTCAGGCAAGGCTTGCAATATTTTGTGGATTATGAACTAAG AATCAATGGATTAGCTCGCTCGGTCGTTCGGCGCGGTCCTTGGCTCAGAGGCCAGCACGGGGCAGTCCAACAAGAGGAGTGCAGTCCCCTGGTGGTCCAGCTTGAGCCAGCGAGAGGAGCGGGTGCGTGGGACGATGTGCGTGCGGTTGCCTCGCCCTCCTTTCCTGGCGCGAGAGGAAGAAAAAAATTATTCACTTCATTGTTATTAGATTACGGTAGTCGATAA
- the LOC136504354 gene encoding uncharacterized protein isoform X7 translates to MLTCLARDEKKSLLPATNASAASAPPLLPAAARVRVSGNGEQASKSGGGRPGRGVDKQSMGSPERWGRRPPDRAAEPRAPPRRAGSALLGWMDALRPVAGLLACSSSSPSAPRKISPFEKPSAMVKKVRAELQLEGQGTTVLTPAGMSSRTWTRFLLLGEFSVHYNIASEATVGWS, encoded by the exons ATGCTAACCTGCCTGGCCAGAGACGAGAAGAAGTCCTTGCTGCCGGCCACGAACGCTTCAGCGGCATCCGCTCCTCCGCTGCTGCCGGCggcagctagggttagggtttcgggcaATGGGGAGCAGGCCTCCAAATCCGGCGGCGGCAGGCCCGGTCGCGGCGTGGACAAACAATCCATGGGCAGCCCCGAGCGCTGGGGCCGTCGGCCGCCAGACCGGGCAGCAGAGCCGCGGGCGCCGCCGCGTCGTGCGGGCTCAGCGTTGCTGGGCTGGATGGATGCACTTCGGCCAGTAGCAGGCTTGCTTGCctgctcttcctcctctccgtccGCCCCTAGAAAAATCTCACCATTCGAGAAGCCCAGTGCCATGGTCAAGAAGGTCCGTGCGGAGTTGCAGCTCGAGGGACAGGGCACCACGGTCCTGACACCGGCAG GGATGAGCTCAAGAACCTGGACTCGGTTCCTCCTGCTCGGCGAGTTCTCAG TGCATTACAATATTGCCAGTGAAGCTACAGTTGGTTGGAGCTAA
- the LOC136504354 gene encoding uncharacterized protein isoform X5, which yields MLTCLARDEKKSLLPATNASAASAPPLLPAAARVRVSGNGEQASKSGGGRPGRGVDKQSMGSPERWGRRPPDRAAEPRAPPRRAGSALLGWMDALRPVAGLLACSSSSPSAPRKISPFEKPSAMVKKVRAELQLEGQGTTVLTPAGMSSRTWTRFLLLGEFSGRRIINLLIWFRSWQGTSQKSKCISPPNIVIIRPRSFRQGLQYFVDYELRSL from the exons ATGCTAACCTGCCTGGCCAGAGACGAGAAGAAGTCCTTGCTGCCGGCCACGAACGCTTCAGCGGCATCCGCTCCTCCGCTGCTGCCGGCggcagctagggttagggtttcgggcaATGGGGAGCAGGCCTCCAAATCCGGCGGCGGCAGGCCCGGTCGCGGCGTGGACAAACAATCCATGGGCAGCCCCGAGCGCTGGGGCCGTCGGCCGCCAGACCGGGCAGCAGAGCCGCGGGCGCCGCCGCGTCGTGCGGGCTCAGCGTTGCTGGGCTGGATGGATGCACTTCGGCCAGTAGCAGGCTTGCTTGCctgctcttcctcctctccgtccGCCCCTAGAAAAATCTCACCATTCGAGAAGCCCAGTGCCATGGTCAAGAAGGTCCGTGCGGAGTTGCAGCTCGAGGGACAGGGCACCACGGTCCTGACACCGGCAG GGATGAGCTCAAGAACCTGGACTCGGTTCCTCCTGCTCGGCGAGTTCTCAG GAAGGAGGATCATAAACTTGTTGATTTGGTTTCGTAGTTGGCAAGGAACGAGTCAAAAAAGCAAATGTATATCCCCTCCTAATATAGTCATTATCAGGCCCCGTTCCTTCAGGCAAGGCTTGCAATATTTTGTGGATTATGAACTAAGGTCGCTTTGA